Proteins encoded in a region of the Megalops cyprinoides isolate fMegCyp1 chromosome 3, fMegCyp1.pri, whole genome shotgun sequence genome:
- the LOC118774155 gene encoding olfactory receptor 1496-like, translating into MDNISHFTFFLSELKESMSVKHTYFALSLVVYLIIILLNVTLIVTILLEKALHEPMYIFLCNLCINGLFGTAGFYPKFMYDLISDTHVISYNGCFLQFFVIYTSAVCDITTLTVMAYDRYVAICRPLDYHSVMTNKTVVKLLLFSWLLPACSGAVALLLTKRLSLCGSHIDKLYCDNLSMVRLSCESTIANNIYGYFVIIVYVSLVIFIICSYSRLITASIKSTESKTKFMHTCVPHLLSLISLITALIFDSMYARYGSRDFPQSLRNFFALEFLIIPPLFNPLIYGLKLTEVRKRVLRAVKVKVIDPLYNVKKM; encoded by the coding sequence ATGGACAATATATCCCATTTTACATTCTTTCTCTCAGAACTGAAGGAATCAATGTcagtcaaacacacatattttgctctctctcttgttgTGTATCTAATCATAATTTTACTGAATGTGACTTTGATAGTGACAATCCTGCTGGAGAAAGCCCTCCATGAGCCCATGTACATCTTCCTGTGTAATCTGTGTATTAATGGACTGTTTGGAACAGCTGGTTTCTACCCTAAATTCATGTATGATTTAATCTCTGACACCCACGTGATCTCATACAATGGGTGCTTCTTgcaattttttgttatttacacCTCTGCTGTTTGTGACATTACAACATTAACAGTGATGGCATATGACAGGTATGTGGCAATCTGCAGACCCTTGGACTACCACTCTGTTATGACAAACAAAACTGTTGTAAAATTACTCCTGTTTTCCTGGCTTTTACCTGCTTGCTCTGGAGCTGTAGCACTTCTGTTGACAAAACGGCTGTCATTATGTGGATCCCACATTGACAAACTCTATTGTGATAACTTATCCATGGTGAGGCTATCCTGTGAATCCACAATCGCTAACAATATTTATGgatattttgtaattattgtgtatgtttctcttgtcatttttattatttgttcttATAGTAGACTGATCACTGCAAGTATCAAATCCACTGAAAGCAAAACCAAATTCATGCATACCTGTGTGCCTCATTTGTTGTCTTTAATCAGTTTAATAACTGCTTTAATTTTTGATTCAATGTATGCTCGTTATGGATCAAGGGATTTCCCACAAAGTCTACGCAATTTTTTCGCCTTAGAATTTTTGATAATCCCACCTCTTTTTAATCCTTTAATTTATGGATTAAAATTAACTGAGGTTCGCAAAAGAGTCCTGAGAGCTGTGAAAGTCAAAGTGATAGACCCCctttataatgtaaaaaagatGTAA